In a single window of the Atlantibacter hermannii genome:
- the fes gene encoding enterobactin/ferric enterobactin esterase — translation MVVTLLETGSEAWWQARQQQGIPFIEASGKGKCRVTFWWRDPNGDEQRSPIQRVWLNITGVTDHHQRARPVTLARLPGTDAWHCTLELTDTWRGSYCLIPSAVTDDFPSDAFSDELPSPQALRAGWRKLFPQAQVDPFNPRQWRGGRGHPVCALEMPRAPLQPGWDAPDTHFQPPVCLEWHSHSLANTRRVWIFTTGEDNGGNRPLALLLDGQFWAQSMPVWPALQSLTDGGLLPPAVYVLIDAIDTAHRGEELPCNPAFWQAVQHELLPQIHTIAPWRDDPSTTVVAGQSFGGLSALYAGLNWPERFGCVLSQSGSYWWPGRETHQGWLISQLEQGHLGQAPLRIFLEAGKREPLIHQANLRLCSLLQRTQQQIFWREVDGGHDALCWRGGLTEGLITLWGDKLLTAR, via the coding sequence ATGGTTGTGACGTTGCTTGAAACAGGAAGTGAAGCGTGGTGGCAAGCGCGCCAGCAGCAGGGCATCCCCTTTATTGAGGCGTCGGGAAAGGGCAAATGCCGGGTAACATTCTGGTGGCGCGACCCGAATGGCGATGAACAGCGTTCGCCCATACAGCGGGTGTGGCTGAATATCACCGGCGTCACCGACCATCATCAACGGGCGCGGCCGGTTACGCTGGCGCGTCTGCCGGGTACGGATGCCTGGCACTGTACTCTTGAGCTGACTGACACCTGGCGCGGCAGCTATTGCCTGATCCCCTCTGCCGTCACGGATGATTTCCCGTCGGACGCGTTTAGCGACGAATTACCTTCACCCCAGGCGTTACGGGCGGGCTGGCGCAAATTATTTCCTCAGGCACAGGTTGATCCGTTTAACCCGCGTCAGTGGCGTGGCGGACGCGGCCATCCGGTTTGCGCGCTGGAGATGCCGCGCGCGCCGCTTCAACCCGGTTGGGATGCGCCCGATACGCACTTTCAGCCGCCGGTTTGCCTGGAATGGCACAGCCACAGCCTCGCCAACACGCGCCGCGTCTGGATCTTCACCACCGGCGAAGATAACGGCGGAAATCGCCCCCTCGCGCTGCTGCTTGATGGTCAGTTCTGGGCGCAAAGTATGCCGGTATGGCCCGCGTTGCAGTCATTAACCGACGGGGGATTGCTACCGCCCGCGGTGTACGTACTGATTGATGCCATTGATACTGCCCATCGCGGCGAAGAGCTGCCCTGTAATCCTGCCTTCTGGCAGGCGGTACAGCATGAACTCCTGCCGCAGATCCACACGATCGCCCCCTGGCGGGACGACCCCTCTACCACCGTGGTCGCTGGTCAAAGCTTCGGCGGGCTTTCCGCGCTTTATGCAGGCCTCAACTGGCCGGAACGCTTCGGCTGTGTATTGAGCCAGTCAGGCTCTTACTGGTGGCCCGGACGCGAAACCCATCAGGGATGGCTGATTTCCCAGCTTGAACAGGGCCACCTGGGCCAGGCGCCGCTGCGTATTTTCCTTGAGGCCGGCAAGCGCGAACCGCTGATTCATCAGGCCAATCTGCGTCTGTGTTCTTTATTGCAACGCACTCAGCAGCAGATTTTCTGGCGCGAAGTGGACGGCGGGCACGACGCGCTGTGCTGGCGGGGTGGACTGACGGAAGGGTTGATCACCCTGTGGGGCGACAAACTGCTCACCGCCCGCTGA
- the fepA gene encoding Outer membrane receptor for ferrienterochelin and colicins, giving the protein MNYMALRNRRKICLIILLIIIRICNSVLARSGKRINPLFSFNRLAFIFLPPQVRLKFRQTTSCCSPPLARKKRDAAKKSRLKMNKKIHYSLAMLINLGIYGAAMPALAADTATPADGKQAQSVPSEDTMVVTAAEQNLQAPGVSTITAEEIRKNPPARDLSEIIRTMPGVNLTGNSTSGQRGNNRQIDIRGMGPENTLILIDGKPVSSRNSVRLGWRGERDTRGDTAWVPPEMVERIEVLRGPAAARYGDGAAGGVVNIITKRSSNEWHGTWDTYLNAPEHKEEGATKRTNFSLTGPLGDSVSFRLYGNLDKTQADAWDINEGHQSLRTGSYANTLPAGREGVEDKDVNGQLRWEFAPQQSLEFEAGYRRQGNLYAGDTQNTNSNALVKSNYGKETNRLYRQDYSLTWNGGWDSGVTASSWAQYEKTRNSRTNEGLAGGTEGIFSDALKSDIDLSDITLHSEVNLPLDVWVNQTLTLGTEWTQQRMKDRASNTQSLAEGGPIPGVSSTHRDPYANAEIFSLFTENNMELTDSTMLTPGLRFDHHTVSGNNWSPALNLSQGLTEDITLKMGIARAYKAPSLYQTNPNYVLYSRGQGCYASAGACYMMGNDSLKAETSVNKEIGLEYRHESWLAGVTWFRNDYRDKIEAGYSPIGRTSNGRTATDIYQWENVPKAVVEGLEGTLNVPVTDTVQWSNNLTWMLESKNKTTGDRLSIIPEFTLNSTLSWQVREDLSLQSTLTWYGRQKPKMYNYKGLPVSSPDDNEVSPYSIVGLSGTWDATKNVSFTAGIDNLFDKRQWRAGNAQTTGNAATNAWMYGAGAATYNEPGRTYYLSVNTHF; this is encoded by the coding sequence ATGAATTATATGGCGTTAAGAAACCGCCGTAAGATTTGTTTGATAATATTATTGATAATTATTCGTATTTGCAATAGCGTATTGGCGCGCAGTGGCAAGCGCATTAACCCGTTGTTTTCGTTCAACCGTCTGGCGTTTATCTTCCTGCCGCCTCAGGTGCGCCTGAAATTTCGACAGACGACATCATGCTGCTCTCCGCCCCTGGCACGGAAAAAGCGAGACGCAGCGAAGAAAAGCAGGCTAAAAATGAATAAGAAAATTCACTACTCCCTCGCCATGTTAATCAATCTGGGGATCTATGGCGCGGCAATGCCGGCTCTGGCTGCCGACACCGCCACCCCGGCTGATGGCAAACAGGCACAGTCCGTTCCTTCCGAAGACACCATGGTGGTGACCGCCGCCGAGCAGAATCTCCAGGCGCCTGGCGTGTCGACCATTACCGCCGAAGAAATTCGCAAGAACCCGCCCGCCCGCGATCTGTCCGAAATCATTCGCACCATGCCGGGTGTTAACCTGACCGGCAACTCCACCAGCGGCCAGCGCGGTAACAATCGCCAGATTGATATTCGCGGCATGGGCCCGGAAAACACCCTGATCCTGATTGACGGCAAACCGGTGAGCAGCCGCAACTCCGTGCGTCTGGGCTGGCGCGGCGAGCGCGATACCCGCGGCGATACCGCCTGGGTACCACCGGAGATGGTTGAGCGTATTGAAGTTCTGCGCGGCCCGGCGGCGGCGCGTTACGGCGACGGCGCAGCGGGCGGCGTGGTGAATATCATCACCAAACGCAGCAGCAACGAGTGGCATGGCACATGGGATACGTATCTGAATGCGCCGGAGCACAAAGAAGAAGGTGCCACCAAACGAACTAACTTCAGCCTGACCGGCCCGCTGGGCGACAGCGTCAGCTTCCGCCTGTACGGCAATCTGGATAAAACCCAGGCCGACGCATGGGATATCAACGAAGGGCATCAGTCGCTGCGTACCGGCAGCTATGCCAATACGTTGCCCGCCGGACGTGAAGGCGTCGAAGACAAAGATGTCAACGGCCAGTTGCGCTGGGAATTTGCACCGCAACAGTCGCTGGAGTTCGAAGCGGGATACAGGCGTCAGGGCAACCTGTACGCTGGCGACACCCAGAACACCAACTCTAACGCGCTGGTGAAAAGCAACTACGGTAAAGAGACTAACCGCCTGTATCGTCAGGATTACTCTCTGACCTGGAACGGCGGCTGGGACAGCGGCGTGACCGCCAGCAGCTGGGCGCAATATGAAAAAACTCGCAACTCGCGCACCAATGAAGGCCTGGCAGGCGGCACCGAGGGCATTTTCTCCGACGCGCTCAAATCCGATATCGATTTAAGCGATATCACCCTGCACAGCGAAGTCAACCTGCCGCTGGATGTGTGGGTTAACCAGACGCTGACGCTGGGTACGGAATGGACCCAACAGCGGATGAAAGACCGCGCCTCGAATACCCAGTCGCTCGCTGAAGGCGGCCCGATTCCAGGGGTGAGCAGTACCCATCGCGACCCGTATGCCAACGCGGAAATTTTCTCGCTGTTTACGGAAAACAACATGGAGCTTACCGACAGCACCATGCTGACGCCAGGCCTGCGTTTCGATCATCACACTGTGTCAGGCAACAACTGGAGTCCGGCGCTGAACCTGTCTCAGGGACTGACCGAAGACATTACCCTGAAAATGGGCATCGCCCGCGCCTATAAAGCGCCAAGCCTGTATCAGACCAACCCGAACTACGTTCTCTACAGCCGTGGTCAGGGCTGCTACGCCAGCGCGGGGGCCTGTTACATGATGGGTAACGATAGCCTCAAAGCGGAAACCAGCGTCAACAAAGAGATAGGCCTCGAATATCGCCATGAAAGCTGGCTGGCGGGCGTGACCTGGTTCCGTAACGATTACCGCGACAAGATTGAAGCGGGTTACTCACCGATTGGCCGCACCAGCAACGGCAGAACCGCCACCGATATCTATCAGTGGGAAAACGTACCGAAAGCCGTGGTTGAAGGGCTGGAAGGCACCCTGAACGTGCCGGTGACCGACACTGTCCAGTGGAGCAACAACCTGACCTGGATGCTGGAGAGTAAAAACAAAACCACCGGGGATCGACTGTCCATTATTCCGGAGTTCACGCTCAACTCGACGCTGAGCTGGCAGGTGCGTGAAGATCTCTCATTGCAGAGCACCCTCACCTGGTACGGTCGTCAAAAACCGAAGATGTATAACTATAAGGGTCTGCCGGTCAGTTCGCCTGACGACAATGAAGTCAGCCCTTACAGTATCGTCGGCCTGAGCGGCACCTGGGACGCGACGAAAAATGTCAGCTTCACGGCAGGCATTGATAACCTGTTCGACAAACGCCAGTGGCGCGCCGGTAACGCGCAAACAACGGGCAACGCGGCCACCAACGCCTGGATGTATGGCGCGGGCGCGGCAACCTATAACGAGCCGGGCCGGACGTACTATCTCAGTGTGAACACCCACTTCTGA
- the entD gene encoding phosphopantetheinyltransferase component of enterobactin synthase multienzyme complex produces the protein MKTHLYTLSLAHRTLFCLRFEPESFASQDLLWLPHHLQLARAVISRKAEHLAGRIAAVHALRHVDGPAIPPGIGAHREPCWPSGFTGSITHAGQLALAVAKPAGESFASLGIDYQPLLSENEAQKLADGVLFDDEPARLAASPMPFATALSVVFSAKESLFKALFPAVQDWFGFDCARVIDLRDGRITLELTCPLGPFPAQSRFTIPFLYHHGGVITLVDVECAPQTKTHVIT, from the coding sequence ATGAAAACGCACCTTTACACCCTGTCACTCGCTCACCGCACGCTGTTTTGCCTGCGCTTTGAGCCAGAAAGTTTCGCGTCTCAGGATTTGCTGTGGTTGCCGCACCATCTCCAGTTGGCCCGTGCGGTGATATCCCGTAAAGCGGAACATCTCGCTGGCCGGATTGCGGCAGTGCACGCGTTGCGCCACGTGGACGGGCCCGCCATACCGCCGGGGATCGGCGCGCACCGTGAGCCCTGCTGGCCATCAGGTTTTACCGGCAGCATTACCCACGCGGGCCAGCTGGCGCTGGCGGTCGCAAAGCCAGCCGGGGAAAGCTTCGCCAGTCTGGGTATTGATTACCAACCGCTGCTCAGTGAAAACGAGGCCCAAAAACTGGCCGATGGCGTGTTATTTGATGATGAGCCAGCGCGGCTTGCCGCTTCACCGATGCCGTTTGCAACCGCACTCAGTGTGGTGTTTTCCGCCAAAGAGAGCCTGTTTAAAGCGCTGTTTCCTGCGGTGCAGGACTGGTTTGGCTTTGACTGTGCGCGGGTCATCGATCTGCGTGACGGGCGCATTACCCTGGAGCTCACCTGCCCGCTTGGCCCGTTTCCTGCTCAATCGCGCTTTACGATCCCGTTCCTGTACCACCACGGCGGCGTCATTACGCTTGTGGATGTGGAATGCGCGCCGCAGACAAAAACGCATGTCATTACCTGA
- the yjiH gene encoding putative membrane protein YijH: protein MDKFDTQDNRPGIGAYIALAFAAVFFSGLLGGKAWYGVFDFTTLNGAFGKVVSKVSLNGDELTTATSAFRGVGGHGAMDGFLFALGLIPAVMFALGMINVLEHYGALRAARRLLTPLLRPLLGIPGTAGLALIGSLQSTDVGASLTRNLADEGQISESEKDIFAMFQFSAGAMITNFFSSGAVLFTLVTVDGTTAVPASIGACVAVMFIMKIVGANILRLILTFSDKKAATRHQTQGEAS, encoded by the coding sequence ATGGATAAGTTCGATACGCAGGACAACCGTCCCGGCATTGGCGCGTATATCGCGCTGGCGTTTGCGGCGGTGTTCTTTTCAGGATTGTTAGGCGGGAAAGCGTGGTACGGCGTGTTTGATTTTACCACCCTCAACGGCGCGTTTGGCAAAGTGGTCAGCAAAGTCAGCCTGAACGGCGATGAGCTCACCACCGCCACCAGCGCGTTTCGCGGGGTCGGCGGCCATGGCGCAATGGACGGGTTTCTGTTCGCGCTGGGACTGATCCCGGCGGTGATGTTCGCGCTGGGAATGATTAACGTACTTGAGCATTACGGCGCGCTGCGGGCAGCACGGCGGCTGTTAACGCCCTTACTGCGTCCGTTGCTGGGCATTCCCGGCACCGCCGGGCTGGCGCTGATCGGCAGTTTACAAAGCACCGATGTCGGCGCGTCATTAACCCGTAATCTGGCCGATGAAGGGCAAATCAGCGAGAGCGAAAAGGATATTTTCGCCATGTTTCAGTTCTCAGCTGGCGCGATGATCACTAATTTTTTTTCCTCCGGCGCGGTGTTGTTCACTCTGGTGACCGTTGACGGTACGACGGCCGTTCCGGCCTCTATCGGCGCCTGTGTGGCGGTGATGTTTATCATGAAGATTGTCGGAGCGAATATTCTGCGCCTGATCCTCACTTTCAGTGACAAAAAAGCGGCAACCCGTCATCAAACGCAGGGAGAAGCATCATGA
- the yjiG_1 gene encoding inner membrane protein YjiG, translating to MSAQGNAKPVITDVFVEGARKGWGIATSSTLPNVVMAFIIIKALEITGALKGMGMIFAPLMGLFGLPGKPPRC from the coding sequence ATGAGCGCACAGGGAAATGCAAAGCCGGTTATTACCGATGTGTTTGTGGAAGGCGCGCGTAAAGGCTGGGGCATCGCCACGTCCAGTACGTTACCCAACGTGGTGATGGCTTTTATTATCATCAAAGCGCTGGAAATCACCGGCGCGTTGAAGGGCATGGGAATGATCTTTGCCCCGCTGATGGGCCTGTTCGGCCTGCCGGGGAAGCCGCCGCGGTGCTGA
- the yjiG_2 gene encoding inner membrane protein YjiG, which translates to MLIGGWMSMGGGIGVAIGLFEKGIITGEHLAILAPAIYLMGSQVQYLGRILGVIGTRARRIPLMIAISVFNAFIAMLLMRVII; encoded by the coding sequence GTGCTGATTGGCGGCTGGATGTCGATGGGCGGCGGTATCGGCGTGGCAATCGGCCTGTTTGAGAAAGGGATTATCACCGGCGAACATTTAGCCATACTCGCCCCGGCCATTTATTTGATGGGCTCGCAGGTCCAGTATCTTGGCCGTATCCTCGGCGTGATTGGCACCCGCGCCAGACGCATCCCCCTCATGATTGCTATTTCCGTATTCAATGCATTTATCGCCATGCTGCTTATGCGCGTGATTATTTAA
- the cpg2_1 gene encoding putative pepeptidase gives MDLKLWTEELRQLVNVDCGTATISGVAQVAETLAALWKKEGWHCENVDLGAAVGPGLLVTNKLQSEHYDVLLIGHLDTVFPAGTVAQRPMSQDDARIYGPGTSDMKSGLLNILWAMRGMDKSDLQRLSIAVAMNPDEETGSVHSHRCWVTWRSVPVRCWYAKRHGPMARWSTPARVWRATP, from the coding sequence ATGGATTTGAAATTATGGACTGAAGAGCTGCGTCAGCTGGTTAACGTTGATTGCGGCACCGCGACGATTTCCGGCGTCGCTCAGGTGGCGGAGACACTGGCCGCGCTGTGGAAAAAAGAGGGCTGGCACTGTGAGAACGTCGATCTCGGCGCGGCGGTGGGTCCAGGGCTGCTGGTCACCAATAAGCTCCAGTCTGAACATTATGATGTGCTGCTGATCGGCCATCTTGATACCGTCTTCCCCGCCGGCACCGTCGCGCAGCGCCCTATGAGCCAGGACGACGCACGGATTTATGGCCCCGGCACGTCAGATATGAAGAGCGGTCTTCTGAATATTCTCTGGGCGATGCGCGGAATGGATAAAAGCGATCTGCAACGATTGTCCATCGCCGTTGCCATGAACCCGGATGAAGAGACCGGTTCGGTTCATTCCCACCGCTGCTGGGTGACCTGGCGAAGCGTTCCCGTCAGGTGCTGGTATGCGAAGCGGCACGGGCCGATGGCTCGCTGGTCAACGCCCGCAAGGGTCTGGCGGGCTACGCCCTGA
- the cpg2_2 gene encoding putative pepeptidase, with translation MAAHAGNDPEKGRSAITALAHSILAINALADAERGTTLNVGVVNGGDAANIVAPWASAVVDLRFWENSEDERVHRALLEMCEKGFMEGVTTTITRLNHKPAMAISAQTEALMRLVEQAGERENVKISWKAVGGGSDANYTAALGVPTLDGFGPIGAGFHSPAEYLEIASVEPRIRLLRRVVSML, from the coding sequence GTGGCGGCCCATGCGGGCAACGACCCGGAAAAAGGCCGCTCCGCTATCACCGCGCTGGCGCACAGCATTCTGGCGATTAACGCCCTGGCCGATGCTGAACGCGGCACCACGCTTAACGTCGGCGTGGTCAACGGAGGTGATGCCGCCAATATCGTCGCGCCCTGGGCCAGCGCGGTAGTCGATTTGCGTTTCTGGGAAAACAGTGAAGATGAGCGGGTGCACCGCGCCCTGCTTGAGATGTGCGAAAAAGGTTTTATGGAGGGCGTCACCACGACCATCACTCGCCTGAACCACAAACCGGCAATGGCAATCAGCGCGCAAACCGAAGCGTTAATGCGCCTGGTGGAACAGGCGGGGGAACGGGAAAACGTCAAAATAAGCTGGAAAGCCGTGGGCGGCGGCAGCGATGCTAACTACACCGCCGCGCTGGGCGTCCCGACGCTGGATGGGTTTGGCCCCATTGGCGCGGGCTTTCACAGCCCGGCTGAGTATCTGGAGATTGCGTCGGTGGAGCCGCGGATCCGCCTGCTCAGACGCGTGGTAAGTATGTTGTAA
- the ydaF gene encoding putative GCN5-related N-acetyltransferase, translating to MPEINLYGQTVGDAVPGWEGAGPLPVTPLSGRACRLEALNADRHSDDLFLAWQRADDARDWTWLGAARPDTRQATWRWVEDKVTDDTLIPWAVIDLVSGRAVGVVCFMRIDRPNGVVEIGHVTWSPLIKRTLMSTEAQWLLLNAAFAAGYRRVEWKCDSLNAASRAAAERLGFTYEGRFRQAMVRNGRNRDTDWFSLLDREWPRINAALTRWMAVDNFDAQGRQIQRLGEFLAAE from the coding sequence ATGCCGGAAATCAATCTTTACGGCCAGACCGTCGGCGATGCCGTTCCCGGATGGGAAGGTGCCGGGCCGTTGCCTGTCACGCCGCTGTCGGGCCGCGCCTGTCGCCTGGAAGCGCTGAATGCAGACAGGCACAGCGATGATTTATTTCTCGCCTGGCAACGTGCCGATGACGCTCGCGACTGGACCTGGCTTGGCGCGGCGCGCCCCGATACCCGTCAGGCGACCTGGCGCTGGGTAGAGGATAAAGTGACGGATGACACGTTGATTCCCTGGGCCGTTATCGACCTGGTGAGCGGCCGCGCCGTGGGCGTGGTGTGCTTTATGCGTATTGACCGGCCTAACGGTGTGGTGGAGATCGGCCATGTGACCTGGTCGCCGCTGATAAAGCGCACCCTGATGAGCACCGAAGCACAATGGCTACTGCTGAATGCCGCGTTTGCCGCCGGGTATCGCCGTGTCGAGTGGAAATGCGATTCACTGAACGCTGCGTCCCGTGCGGCGGCTGAGCGTTTGGGTTTCACATATGAAGGCCGTTTCCGGCAGGCGATGGTGCGCAATGGCCGTAACCGGGATACCGACTGGTTTTCCCTGCTCGATCGGGAGTGGCCGCGCATTAATGCCGCGTTAACCCGCTGGATGGCAGTGGATAACTTTGATGCCCAGGGCAGGCAGATCCAGCGGTTGGGTGAATTCCTGGCGGCGGAATAA
- the ybdK gene encoding carboxylate-amine ligase codes for MPLTPFTASDPYTLGIEVELQIVTPPGWDLSQDSTTLINEISGQINSGEVKHDITESMLEIATGVCKDIHQASSQFSALQQAILAAASRHHLAICGGGTHPYQKWQRQEICKSERYTRTLESFGYLMQQATVFGQHVHIGCRNGDDAVYLMHGLSRFVPHVIALCASSPWIQGTDTQFASSRLNIFSAFPDNGPAPFVENWQQFETMYQHLERSRIIESIKDLHWDIRPSPGFGTVEVRVMDTPLTLSRAINVAGFLQVLANWLLDERPFTPKRDDYLLYRFNRFQACRYGLKGTLTDVRTGEQCSIAEDILHHLPKLMPFARKLNAESALHDIEQIVRTDHSDAKLMREFIANGGVLSEMVRRMTEIWAAPL; via the coding sequence ATGCCTCTAACGCCTTTTACCGCTTCCGACCCCTATACGCTGGGCATTGAAGTTGAATTACAGATTGTTACCCCGCCGGGTTGGGATTTAAGTCAGGACTCCACCACCCTGATTAATGAAATCTCCGGGCAGATAAACTCAGGCGAAGTGAAACACGATATCACTGAAAGTATGCTGGAAATCGCCACCGGCGTGTGCAAAGACATTCATCAGGCCAGCAGCCAGTTTTCCGCCTTGCAGCAGGCGATCCTGGCGGCGGCGAGCCGTCATCATCTGGCGATATGCGGCGGCGGCACTCACCCTTATCAAAAATGGCAGCGCCAGGAAATTTGTAAGAGCGAGCGCTATACCCGCACTCTGGAAAGCTTCGGTTATCTGATGCAGCAGGCGACGGTGTTTGGTCAGCATGTGCATATCGGCTGCCGAAACGGGGACGACGCGGTGTACTTAATGCACGGCTTATCGCGCTTTGTGCCTCATGTCATCGCGCTGTGCGCTTCATCGCCCTGGATCCAGGGAACGGATACCCAGTTCGCCTCGTCGCGACTGAATATTTTTTCTGCTTTCCCGGATAACGGTCCCGCGCCCTTTGTTGAAAACTGGCAGCAGTTTGAGACCATGTACCAGCACCTGGAACGCAGCCGTATTATTGAATCCATTAAAGATTTGCACTGGGATATTCGCCCGAGCCCCGGTTTCGGCACTGTCGAAGTCCGGGTAATGGATACGCCGTTAACCCTGTCGCGGGCAATCAATGTCGCCGGTTTTTTACAGGTCCTGGCGAACTGGCTGCTGGATGAGCGCCCCTTTACGCCAAAGCGCGATGACTATCTGCTGTATCGCTTTAACCGCTTTCAGGCCTGTCGCTACGGACTGAAAGGCACCCTGACCGATGTGCGCACCGGTGAACAATGCTCGATCGCCGAGGATATCCTGCATCATCTGCCAAAACTGATGCCCTTTGCGCGGAAGCTCAATGCAGAAAGCGCATTGCACGATATCGAGCAGATCGTCCGGACCGATCACAGCGATGCGAAACTGATGCGCGAGTTTATCGCCAACGGTGGCGTGCTGTCTGAGATGGTCAGGCGGATGACCGAAATATGGGCGGCTCCGCTGTAA
- the tsr_8 gene encoding methyl-accepting chemotaxis protein I, whose amino-acid sequence MSWIYRISMKMKLFIALLPLLLALIWLGGSGIAERIAAERQMDNMATLTQLAIKAGGVVHELQKERGMSAGYLGAKGQGFRDELTAQRQLTDRALEVFDSAIKSVDPEVISGQVAEALNRFEQTRQQLSGLRQQVSDLAVETNNALTQYTQNVTTLLNIVADISHLSPSGEIVNQLAGYFSLLNAKEQAGIERALLSNIFSANQFAAGQFQRLSNVVGKQEAWLTAARRFLTPAQSQALDAALAQPKATEALALREAAMAKADVGGFDVNATRWFDIQTQRINILKSQEDAAANTLLDSAARLSDEARTAWMRFLAISLTALLIALAIAIVIARSIHRQLQNTLREIAEMEGDLTRRLTISGTDELSALNRAYNHAIENIQHIVSEIKSGATVLRHASANIADGNQNLAQRTDEQAASLVETAASMEQISTTINLTADSAREAEKLTVAMQQEVSQANTVAAQASQSMEAIRASSEQISSIIKSIDDISFQTNLLALNAAVEAARAGELGRGFAVVASEVRNLSQRCATQAHQIRELVNENMAKNRRRGGSGNGLRQSATAGRRAERPDARLHQRYRQSRRRAIPRRRPGPSGA is encoded by the coding sequence ATGTCCTGGATATACCGTATTTCGATGAAAATGAAATTATTCATCGCACTTTTGCCATTGTTATTGGCATTAATTTGGCTGGGAGGATCGGGCATTGCAGAGCGGATCGCGGCGGAACGTCAGATGGATAACATGGCGACGCTGACGCAGCTTGCCATCAAAGCGGGCGGCGTGGTTCATGAATTGCAAAAAGAACGGGGAATGAGCGCCGGTTATCTTGGCGCGAAAGGCCAGGGGTTTCGCGATGAACTGACGGCACAACGCCAGCTCACCGATCGAGCGCTGGAAGTTTTTGATAGCGCAATTAAAAGCGTTGATCCTGAAGTCATTTCCGGCCAGGTAGCCGAGGCACTCAACCGTTTCGAACAAACGCGTCAGCAATTATCAGGTTTACGTCAGCAGGTTTCCGACCTGGCTGTTGAAACCAATAACGCCCTGACGCAATACACGCAAAACGTCACTACCCTGTTAAATATTGTCGCCGACATCAGCCACCTTTCGCCGTCCGGCGAGATAGTCAACCAGCTGGCCGGTTATTTCAGCCTGTTGAACGCCAAGGAGCAGGCAGGCATTGAACGCGCGCTGTTATCGAATATCTTTTCTGCTAACCAGTTTGCAGCCGGTCAGTTTCAGCGCCTGAGCAATGTGGTGGGTAAACAGGAAGCCTGGCTTACCGCGGCGCGCCGGTTTTTAACCCCGGCGCAGTCCCAGGCGCTTGATGCCGCCCTTGCCCAGCCAAAGGCCACCGAAGCGTTAGCCCTGCGTGAAGCAGCTATGGCGAAAGCGGATGTCGGAGGCTTTGACGTCAACGCGACCCGCTGGTTCGACATTCAAACTCAGCGCATTAACATCCTTAAATCCCAGGAAGATGCCGCGGCGAACACTCTGTTGGACAGCGCCGCACGGCTGTCGGATGAGGCGCGTACCGCCTGGATGCGTTTTCTGGCGATAAGCCTGACGGCGCTGTTGATCGCACTGGCCATCGCCATTGTTATCGCCCGGAGTATTCACCGTCAGCTACAGAACACGCTGCGTGAAATCGCGGAAATGGAAGGCGATTTAACCCGCCGCCTGACGATTTCCGGCACCGATGAGCTTTCAGCCCTGAACCGTGCCTATAACCACGCGATTGAGAACATTCAGCATATCGTCAGCGAGATAAAATCTGGCGCGACGGTGCTGCGCCACGCCAGCGCTAACATTGCCGACGGCAACCAGAACCTGGCCCAGCGTACCGATGAACAAGCGGCTTCGCTGGTGGAAACCGCCGCCAGCATGGAACAGATCTCCACCACCATTAACCTGACCGCAGACAGCGCCCGTGAAGCGGAAAAACTCACGGTCGCAATGCAGCAGGAGGTCAGCCAGGCGAATACGGTGGCGGCGCAAGCCAGCCAGAGTATGGAAGCGATCCGCGCCTCCAGCGAACAAATCTCCAGCATCATTAAATCCATCGACGACATCTCCTTCCAGACCAACCTGTTGGCGTTGAATGCCGCGGTGGAGGCAGCTCGTGCAGGCGAACTGGGTCGCGGTTTTGCCGTGGTGGCCAGTGAAGTGCGTAATCTGTCCCAGCGTTGCGCCACGCAGGCGCACCAGATCCGCGAGCTGGTGAATGAGAACATGGCCAAAAATCGGCGAAGGGGTGGATCGGGTAACGGCCTCCGGCAAAGCGCTACAGCAGGCCGCCGAGCAGAGCGACCGGATGCGCGATTACATCAGCGATATCGCCAGAGCCGCCGAAGAGCAATCCCTCGGCGTCGCCCAGGTCCATCTGGCGCTTAG